The sequence below is a genomic window from Aspergillus nidulans FGSC A4 chromosome V.
gccaagattgttgacgAATGCATGCAGCTCTACGGGGGCAGGGTTTGACCCAGCATACCCCTTGCCCGAGATCTGGACCTACGCCCGGTTCGTCCGCGTCGCCGATGGGCCTGATGCTGCCCACCGCATCAGGTCGGGCGAGACCAGTTGAAGACGGCGGGCAGCGTGGTGGCAAGGCATCAACAATACTACAAGGTTGCCctgcagctgaagaagcagtttgGGCTGGATGAGGAGTTGGGGGACGATTGCACGTGGGAGTATATAGAGCCCAAGCTGTAGCTACACATTTTTATTTGAGCTAAATATGATGCTTtcaaagataaaaaaaaaaaaacgcTTTTGTCCATGAAATGCATGCAATGACGGGAGGGATAGACTCATCCCAACGACCGAGGTAAACGTTACCCGGACCCCGCGTATGAGAAGCATCAAATATAGGACCTCAAACCGCAGGGCACTCGCTCTTTTCTAAAAGACAGAAAACATAGAAAACAAAGACCTTAAACAACAAGGAGAGCCATGGTCTACAGATCCACCTTCCCCCATCTCGAAATCCCCAAATCAAACATCCTCTCGTACCTCTACCCCCCCAACCAGACCGTATCCGACCAACCTATATGGATCGACGCCAGTAACCCCAACAACTCGCTTTCCCCGCGACAGATGCTCACATGGGTCCGGCGTCTTGGGTACGGCCTCGATCGGCTAGGCATCAGAAAAGGCGAGGTCGTCATAATTTTAACGCCGAACCATATATTTGTACCTGTGGCATATCAGGGAATTGTCGGCTCAGGACGAGTCTTTAGCGGGGCGAATCCGACGTACACGCAGCTCGAAATTGAACATCAGCTGAAAGATACGGGCTCTAAGCTGATTCTCGTGCACCCGAGTCTTGTCAAGACCGCGGTCGATGCAGCCTCTCGTGTAGGCATTCTAAAGGAGCGCATCTTTCAGTTTGCCGATCACCCGTGCGAAACACTTGACGGTGTGCAGGATTGGAGGGATTTTATCGggagcgaagacgaagcgaGGGAATGGAGATGGGACGACATGGCTGATACCTCGACCACGACGGTGGCAACAATCAACTACAGTTCAGGGACCACAGGCCTGCCAAAGGGCGTGTGCGTCTCACACCGCAACCTGATTGCCAATGTGGAACAGACCATCTTTATGCGCGATCAGGGCTTTCCCCACGCCCTAGTGCCAGCAAGTCGACCACCGGAACGGTGGGTTGGATTTCTTCCTTTGTACCACGCATACGGTAGGCCTCTCTACTTCTGAATATCCAGCTCACAATATCTGACTCCTTGGCCTCAGGGCAACTATATGCATGTCTGATGGCTCCAAAGCTCGGCTTCCCCGTCTATATCATGCGTAAATTTGTCTACGAAGAGTTTCTGGCCACTATCGAGAGGTACGGCATTACTCATCTCCAGGTCGCTCCGCCGATCCTAATCATGCTCGACAAGAGGTCGGAGACGGCCCGCTACAATCTCAGCAGCGTCAGAAATATTCTTTGTGGAGCGGCACCGCTCTCGAGGGAGCTACAGAATACGATTCAGAACCGCTTCAAGACCAACGTGGTACAAGGCTGGGGCATGACCGAGGTCACCTGCGGCGCGATCCATGTCCCCGGGGGACTCTACGACGAGTCTGGCAGCGTCGGCATGCTCGACCCTAATTGCGAGTGTAAGCTCTTAGATGAAGAGGGGAGACCGGTGCGACCGGGAGAGCCGGGGGAGCTGCATGTTCGAGGTCCCAATGTGTGTCTCGGATACTGGAGGAACGACAAAGCGACCAAGGAAAGCCTTGACAGCGATGGGTGGCTGAAAACAGGTGATATCATGGTCGCCAAGGATGATTGTTTCTGGGTTGTCGACCGAAAGAAGGAACTGATCAAGGTCAACGCGCTACAGGTTTCGCCGGCAGAACTCGAAGCTGTGCTGCTAGGACATGATGGTATTGCAGACGCGGGAGTCGTGGGATTCATTGCCAACGGGCAGGAATGCCCACGAGCCTATGTTCAGATCAAGGAAGAGGCAAGCGGACTGACCGAGGCGGACATCCAGAGCTACATGAAAGACCGCGTGGCGAAGCACAAGCAGATCACTGGGGGCATCcagcttgttgatgaggtgcCGCGACTCGCCAGCGGGAAACTTCATCGCAGGGTATTGAAGGAATGGGCACAAAGGGATGCAGCAGGTGTACGCTCAAAACTATGAACTACCTCTAGATTTAGCAAAGAGAATGTGCTAGAGTCAACCCCTAATTAGTACTATGGCAGAAACGCGTCATACGAAAGTAGATGACTGGATGATATTGCTCAAGTCTGGGTAGACATGATATTGTTTCCCAGCCAGGATCCAACTATTTTTTaccgaagaggacaagaagcGCTTCAGGGAGGATCTCAACTATCATCTGGCCTTCCGGAAAGGGATTGAGGCGGAGATCAACGAACTGTTTGGGATGTACCTTCAAGGCTCGGACCTGTCTAACAACTTCCGGCAAATTATCACCGATGAGATGATGCGACGGATGGGGCCCTGCCATGAGGAATTGAAGTCTTTTATTATCCTTAAGTTCGCCCCTGGCTGCCGTCGCATCTCTCCGGTGACGGCTACCTCGAGGCTCTAGTGCAGCCTAACGTGAACCCGGTTTTCggagagatcaagaaggcaAACCAAGAAGGGACTGATCCCTGGTTTGAGGACTATGAGATCAAGTACTGTTACCGGAACCAGTTTGCCTTTCTGGGGAACGGAACCGTCAAGGCTGAAGTGAAGCAGGGTACGCTGGGACTGGCTACGTATGTCCGCAATATTGACCATGAGTGGGCCGTTGCTTAGCTATCATCACTGGATACTATATGATGCTGATTTGTAAAAGCGAAATTGTTGGAAAACTCTGTTAGTTTCAGTTCTAGGTAATATCGCTAAGTAGATGTGGCAGTTTGTGGTCGGGCCAAAGTACCGCTTCTGATGGGCAAGCTTGTCGAAACTGAAGTACCCGCGAGTTGACAGCAGCCGATTAGCCATCGAGGACTTCTTGAGAGTAGAATTAACGGGACTGAGGTAACGGTAGGGTGGACTATTCGAACACCCTTGCGTCAGCGCCCCTACTCTATGTGCTCTGCTTATCGGCATTGCGACCATCGTCGCGTTTGTGCTCTATGGTGAGCAACCGCTAGTATATTATTCATTGTCTGCTGATAATCCGCAATGGA
It includes:
- a CDS encoding acyl--CoA ligase (transcript_id=CADANIAT00003815), translated to MVYRSTFPHLEIPKSNILSYLYPPNQTVSDQPIWIDASNPNNSLSPRQMLTWVRRLGYGLDRLGIRKGEVVIILTPNHIFVPVAYQGIVGSGRVFSGANPTYTQLEIEHQLKDTGSKLILVHPSLVKTAVDAASRVGILKERIFQFADHPCETLDGVQDWRDFIGSEDEAREWRWDDMADTSTTTVATINYSSGTTGLPKGVCVSHRNLIANVEQTIFMRDQGFPHALVPASRPPERWVGFLPLYHAYGQLYACLMAPKLGFPVYIMRKFVYEEFLATIERYGITHLQVAPPILIMLDKRSETARYNLSSVRNILCGAAPLSRELQNTIQNRFKTNVVQGWGMTEVTCGAIHVPGGLYDESGSVGMLDPNCECKLLDEEGRPVRPGEPGELHVRGPNVCLGYWRNDKATKESLDSDGWLKTGDIMVAKDDCFWVVDRKKELIKVNALQVSPAELEAVLLGHDGIADAGVVGFIANGQECPRAYVQIKEEASGLTEADIQSYMKDRVAKHKQITGGIQLVDEVPRLASGKLHRRVLKEWAQRDAAGVRSKL